A part of Bacillus thuringiensis genomic DNA contains:
- the xseB gene encoding exodeoxyribonuclease VII small subunit produces MENKLSFEEAISQLEHLVSKLEQGDVPLEEAISYFKEGMELSKLCDEKLKNVQEQMAVILGEDGELEPFTALGDEA; encoded by the coding sequence ATGGAAAATAAATTAAGCTTTGAAGAGGCAATTTCGCAACTTGAGCATCTCGTTTCTAAGCTAGAACAAGGTGACGTACCTTTAGAAGAAGCAATTTCTTATTTTAAAGAGGGTATGGAATTATCTAAGCTTTGTGATGAGAAGTTGAAGAACGTACAAGAACAAATGGCAGTTATTCTTGGGGAAGATGGAGAGCTTGAACCGTTTACTGCTTTAGGAGATGAAGCATAG